A section of the Streptomyces sp. SCL15-4 genome encodes:
- a CDS encoding phenylacetate--CoA ligase family protein translates to MNRPRHYPTDLLITVAEAQAALVREQGTGLAALLRDAPFAFPRELFDADELAAGLDELCGGLAQYPWQPVADSNDVYELSPVGTIVVDDTRPDAVPRALLLGWALGNDVVVRTERRAFWRELTGLLRAIGPLLPDARIVPSGTPAAGVLVDVPEPTPLPPDAHAASGNTSVWREDGRADWVRSLRRRTYLRGIPLARARGREDAAATERLDAKLRYLAHHARRSAPYRALPPLRGIADLPRLDTSTPPASEAPYRAAPAAAPRRPVHPCTDEAALAREAIPMLHAMGLREGDRLINTVPGGDPNGALAAALTECVRTPAEYRTRARPVAAGPLAALVRGIGATALLGTPALLMPLLRAAHVHDPGLRLEKVLFLGTCADPADEAWLRTHLGAPAVSGVLTAADGTLLGYRCTEMSGPLYHVNDDLSHLEAVDQAGVPVPDGRPGHLLVTGMQTFERPRIRHRVGGRGRVFRHACGCGVTGRVLEYHGRADGMIRAGGRAAVPRGDVCGTGDGTARPLTGLRMASA, encoded by the coding sequence ATGAACCGTCCGCGCCACTACCCCACAGACCTGCTGATCACGGTGGCCGAGGCGCAGGCGGCCCTGGTCCGGGAGCAGGGGACGGGCCTCGCCGCACTGCTGCGCGACGCTCCGTTCGCCTTCCCGCGAGAGCTGTTCGACGCCGACGAACTCGCCGCGGGCCTCGATGAACTGTGCGGCGGCCTCGCCCAGTACCCCTGGCAACCGGTCGCCGACAGCAACGACGTGTACGAACTCTCGCCCGTCGGCACCATCGTCGTCGACGACACCCGCCCCGATGCCGTACCGAGAGCCCTGCTGCTGGGCTGGGCGCTGGGCAACGACGTCGTCGTGCGAACCGAACGACGGGCTTTCTGGCGGGAGTTGACCGGGCTGCTCCGCGCGATCGGGCCGCTGCTCCCGGACGCGCGGATCGTGCCGAGCGGGACTCCGGCGGCGGGCGTCCTCGTGGACGTGCCCGAGCCGACCCCGCTGCCGCCCGACGCCCACGCCGCGTCCGGGAACACCTCGGTGTGGCGTGAGGACGGCCGCGCGGACTGGGTCCGCTCCCTGCGACGGCGCACCTACCTGCGCGGCATCCCCCTCGCCCGCGCCCGTGGCCGCGAGGACGCCGCCGCGACGGAGCGGCTCGACGCGAAACTGCGCTACCTGGCGCACCACGCCCGCCGCTCCGCCCCGTACCGGGCCCTGCCACCGCTACGCGGCATCGCCGACCTGCCCCGCCTGGACACCTCCACCCCGCCGGCAAGCGAGGCGCCGTACCGCGCGGCACCCGCGGCCGCACCGCGCCGCCCGGTCCACCCTTGCACCGACGAGGCCGCCCTGGCCCGCGAGGCGATCCCGATGCTCCACGCGATGGGGCTGCGCGAAGGCGACCGTCTGATCAACACCGTGCCCGGCGGTGATCCGAACGGCGCTCTGGCGGCGGCGCTCACCGAGTGCGTCCGGACGCCGGCCGAGTACCGCACCCGGGCCCGGCCCGTGGCCGCCGGCCCGCTGGCGGCCCTGGTACGCGGCATCGGGGCCACCGCCCTCCTCGGCACGCCCGCCCTGCTCATGCCGCTGCTGCGCGCGGCCCACGTCCACGATCCCGGACTCCGCCTGGAGAAGGTGCTCTTCCTCGGCACCTGCGCGGACCCGGCGGACGAGGCATGGCTGCGCACGCACCTGGGCGCGCCCGCCGTCTCCGGTGTCCTGACCGCCGCCGACGGCACCCTGCTCGGCTACCGGTGCACCGAGATGAGCGGACCGCTGTACCACGTCAACGACGACCTCAGCCATCTCGAAGCGGTCGACCAGGCAGGCGTGCCGGTGCCGGACGGCCGGCCCGGGCACCTGCTGGTGACCGGGATGCAGACGTTCGAACGGCCCCGCATCCGCCACCGGGTGGGGGGCCGCGGCCGGGTCTTCCGGCACGCCTGCGGCTGCGGAGTGACCGGCAGGGTGCTGGAGTACCACGGCCGTGCGGACGGAATGATCCGGGCCGGCGGCCGGGCAGCGGTACCGCGCGGCGACGTGTGCGGTACCGGCGACGGCACGGCACGGCCCCTCACCGGACTCCGGATGGCCTCCGCGTGA
- a CDS encoding helix-turn-helix domain-containing protein — MMEQPLFGRRLKELRLARGLSQASLAGSEISTGYLSRLESGRRKPTERVVAYLAKRLDVDRGAFEVQPSGTSLAQALSLASSADGDESIEALMTALEQSDEGDPLLRWQALWLVSRRWRRLGDKAEELACLEQLDEIAEELDLPELRCRVWASLARCLRSMGEVNRAIEVAGKAVRLAKEAHLSLPDTGAALMALVAAEAEEGRLPDARAHADELVELVGESGGVLQAEAMWSAATVRFRQGDQDGARAHLERALEGFDSHTDLTLWVRLRLAAASLYLQSSPPLVDRAARRLKEAEAALGFVGTPLLNQELLTLKAHLAFEQGGHAEARALLDELHGDELWLTYRDRIRLGVLEGRLLILEGHMQQGLKQLKELGEEARRASNVDLAAEIWRILAQALESAQSAG, encoded by the coding sequence ATGATGGAACAGCCGCTGTTCGGCCGGCGTCTCAAGGAGTTGAGGCTTGCGCGCGGGCTTTCTCAGGCATCCCTCGCAGGCAGCGAGATTTCCACCGGGTATCTGTCACGCCTGGAATCGGGACGGCGCAAGCCCACCGAGCGGGTCGTGGCCTACCTCGCGAAACGGCTGGACGTCGACCGCGGCGCGTTCGAGGTCCAGCCGAGCGGCACCTCGCTCGCCCAGGCCCTCAGCCTCGCCTCGTCCGCGGACGGCGACGAGTCGATCGAGGCACTGATGACCGCCCTGGAGCAGTCGGACGAGGGCGATCCGCTGCTGCGCTGGCAGGCGCTGTGGCTGGTCTCCCGCAGATGGCGGCGGCTGGGGGACAAGGCCGAGGAACTGGCCTGCCTGGAACAGTTGGACGAGATCGCCGAGGAACTGGACCTGCCCGAACTGCGCTGCCGGGTATGGGCCTCCCTGGCGCGCTGTCTGCGCTCCATGGGTGAGGTGAACCGGGCCATCGAGGTCGCCGGCAAGGCGGTCCGGCTGGCCAAGGAGGCGCACCTCTCGCTGCCCGACACCGGCGCCGCCCTGATGGCGCTGGTGGCCGCGGAGGCCGAGGAGGGCCGCCTGCCGGACGCCCGCGCCCATGCCGACGAACTGGTCGAACTCGTCGGCGAGAGCGGTGGCGTGCTGCAGGCCGAGGCCATGTGGTCGGCGGCGACCGTACGCTTCCGCCAAGGCGACCAGGACGGGGCGCGCGCACACCTGGAGCGCGCGCTGGAGGGCTTCGACAGCCACACCGACCTCACGCTCTGGGTGCGGCTGCGGCTCGCCGCCGCGTCGCTGTACCTCCAGAGTTCCCCTCCGCTGGTCGACCGTGCCGCCCGGCGCCTGAAGGAGGCGGAGGCGGCACTGGGCTTCGTCGGCACACCGCTGCTGAACCAGGAGCTGCTGACCCTCAAGGCGCACCTGGCCTTCGAGCAGGGCGGCCACGCCGAGGCCCGCGCCCTGCTCGACGAACTGCACGGCGACGAGCTGTGGCTGACCTACCGCGACCGGATCCGCCTCGGGGTCCTCGAAGGGCGCCTGCTCATCCTGGAAGGGCACATGCAGCAGGGGCTGAAGCAGCTCAAGGAACTGGGAGAGGAGGCGCGCCGCGCCTCCAACGTGGACCTGGCCGCCGAGATCTGGCGCATCCTCGCGCAGGCCCTGGAGAGCGCACAGAGCGCCGGATAG
- a CDS encoding phytanoyl-CoA dioxygenase family protein produces MTPPASAAVLEGFQLTAEQSEQFASRGYLVLPAFLPPDLVARLKPEVDHWVDQGHRARSIASCVDPDRHGVPPVMELELPAHGELIGHRPLLAVISQLMGGDFVFHHLHSDRQAPDVPGKPWHHDFEQGPATDRSALMVHALHYLDGLDTSVSSLAVLPGSHRENTGKSALAHHGTDPLPGEAVVDSLPAGSTVLLHSALFHARRPRPDRTGKPRYFVDASYCSTGTVWPPVKPYWRHMLTRARELGLGDVRWPELFAERHFTEYGHDH; encoded by the coding sequence ATGACGCCTCCCGCATCCGCCGCAGTCCTGGAAGGGTTCCAGCTGACGGCAGAGCAGTCCGAGCAGTTCGCCTCGCGCGGCTATCTCGTCCTGCCCGCGTTCCTTCCCCCGGACCTGGTGGCCCGTCTCAAGCCCGAGGTCGACCACTGGGTCGACCAGGGACACCGGGCCCGGTCCATCGCCTCGTGCGTCGATCCGGACCGGCACGGCGTCCCGCCCGTGATGGAACTGGAGTTGCCCGCGCACGGCGAGCTGATCGGCCACCGGCCGCTGCTCGCCGTGATCTCCCAGCTGATGGGCGGCGACTTCGTCTTCCACCACCTGCACAGCGACCGGCAGGCGCCCGACGTACCGGGCAAGCCCTGGCACCACGACTTCGAGCAAGGTCCGGCGACCGACCGCTCCGCGCTGATGGTCCATGCCCTGCACTACCTGGACGGGCTGGACACGAGTGTCTCCTCGCTCGCGGTGCTGCCCGGCTCCCACCGGGAGAACACCGGCAAGTCGGCGCTGGCCCACCACGGCACCGACCCGCTGCCCGGTGAGGCGGTCGTCGACTCCCTCCCGGCGGGTTCGACGGTCCTGCTGCACTCGGCCCTCTTCCACGCCCGCCGCCCGCGGCCGGACCGCACCGGCAAGCCGCGCTACTTCGTGGACGCCTCCTACTGCTCGACCGGCACGGTGTGGCCGCCGGTCAAGCCGTACTGGCGCCACATGCTCACCCGCGCCCGCGAGCTGGGCCTCGGCGACGTACGGTGGCCGGAGCTGTTCGCCGAGCGGCACTTCACGGAGTACGGCCATGACCACTGA
- a CDS encoding polysaccharide deacetylase family protein → MTTEPSRARGQEPVPYAGIAWSPSGYEVAVLGADGRELRPPALFAPRRAADMIAYLRGFGPRLVTAVESTNGILDGRLMAAGLTVHRADPHLLPGRPGFGSVPARAIAEAGRSRLPSLTRLVRTRGTQTGREEEIDSWIASSHDALARLTRAGQAVSHGSRDRREVALTFDDGPLPPYTGQVLDVLERYGVPGTFFCVGMNARAYPEELARMREQGHTVANHTWSHPFLPELERSQLTEQLERTREALAEASGAPPSRLFRPPYGARTPEVLDWLAQTGSRVALWDVAPDDWTMPGADTIARIILDQVRPGSVVLLHDGGGDRSQTVAALPAVIEGLLADGYRFVGVEELTRTADARTAA, encoded by the coding sequence ATGACCACTGAGCCGTCCCGGGCCCGGGGACAGGAGCCGGTGCCGTACGCGGGAATCGCCTGGAGCCCGTCCGGGTACGAGGTGGCCGTCCTCGGAGCCGACGGGCGCGAGCTGCGACCTCCCGCCCTGTTCGCGCCCCGCCGGGCGGCGGACATGATCGCCTATCTGCGGGGGTTCGGTCCCCGGCTGGTCACCGCCGTGGAGAGCACCAACGGCATCCTGGACGGACGGCTGATGGCCGCCGGGCTGACCGTGCACCGGGCCGATCCCCATCTGCTGCCCGGCCGGCCCGGGTTCGGGTCCGTGCCCGCGCGTGCCATCGCGGAGGCGGGCCGGAGCCGGCTGCCGAGCCTGACGCGGCTGGTGCGCACGCGCGGCACCCAGACCGGGCGGGAGGAGGAGATCGACTCCTGGATCGCCTCCAGCCATGACGCCCTGGCCCGCCTCACCCGGGCCGGGCAGGCGGTGAGCCATGGCAGCAGGGACCGCCGCGAGGTGGCGCTGACCTTCGACGACGGGCCGCTGCCGCCGTACACCGGGCAGGTCCTCGACGTCCTCGAACGCTACGGAGTACCCGGCACGTTCTTCTGCGTCGGCATGAACGCCCGTGCCTACCCCGAGGAACTGGCCCGGATGCGCGAGCAGGGCCACACCGTGGCCAACCACACCTGGTCCCATCCCTTCCTGCCCGAACTGGAGCGGTCCCAGCTCACCGAGCAGCTGGAGCGCACCCGGGAGGCCCTCGCCGAGGCGAGCGGCGCACCTCCCTCCCGCCTGTTCCGGCCGCCGTACGGCGCGCGCACCCCCGAGGTGCTGGACTGGCTCGCGCAGACGGGGTCCCGGGTGGCGCTGTGGGACGTCGCACCCGACGACTGGACGATGCCCGGCGCCGACACCATCGCCCGGATCATCCTCGACCAGGTACGGCCCGGATCGGTCGTCCTGCTCCACGACGGCGGCGGGGACCGCTCCCAGACCGTCGCCGCGCTGCCGGCCGTCATCGAGGGCCTGCTCGCCGACGGCTACCGCTTCGTCGGCGTCGAGGAACTCACCCGCACGGCCGACGCCCGCACGGCGGCGTAG